The following coding sequences lie in one Melopsittacus undulatus isolate bMelUnd1 chromosome 9, bMelUnd1.mat.Z, whole genome shotgun sequence genomic window:
- the DIS3L gene encoding DIS3-like exonuclease 1 isoform X1 has protein sequence MLRTEKVLQLRGQQGRSVRVVREHYLRPDVPCRSGLCRAACPRDGKLLSDDVTHYVVPDCKVVQDYLEILEFSELKGIIFMQTACQALQHQKGRRQYNKLRNLVKDARHDCAVFANEFHQHCYLPREKGESMEKWQTRNIYNAAVWYYNHCSGQMPIVMVTEDEDAIRQYGNETEGVFVISFKNYLDNFWPDLKAARELFDSILQARREREIESQENNGKEYPEHLPLEILEAGIKSGRYIQGALSVNKHRAQLEAFVRLQGFSSKETEIQSDILIYGAKARNRAIHGDVVAVELLPLHEWKGRTVALCENETEDKAPLDTTGDPMPTGKVVGIIQKNWRDYVVTFPSREESQPQGRNTQKVLVTPWDYRIPKIRISTQQAEALQDYRVVVRIDSWESTSVYPNGHFVRVLGRIGDLEGEIAAILVENSICVAPFSEIQMSEMPVSSSKNPWKVSPEEEKQRLDLRATHLIFSIDPKGCEDVDDALSVRTLPNGNLELGVHIADVTHFVAPNSYTDVEARARATTYYLADRRYDMLPSVLSADICSLLSGVDRYAVSVLWELEKESYEILRVCYNKTIIRSAYKLTYETAQALLDGDTSVVGDILELKDLDERMRQKKLAELVWAVSKLTDIARHVRAKRDSCGALELEGVEIRVQLDDKHNIHDLIPKQPLEVHETVAECMILANHWVAKKISEHFPHQALLRQHPPPRQEFFAELRECASAKGFTMDTRSNKALAESLDKANDPLDPIVNQLLRSMATHAMSNALYFSTGSCSKEEFHHYGLALEKYTHFTSPIRRYADIIVHRLLMAATLKEKKGDVKDNLLSNKDLEELCKHINNRNRAAQHAQKQSTELFQCMYFKDKTPETDERCVADGVIYSIRTNGVLVFVPRYGIKAAAYMKNKEGLVISCQGDGSCEWKPGSLQRFQNKITSTTTTGESVTLSLFDHITVKMLVQTSRCHADTIKLEIIKNAPHPTVDMDVSQRNCQRVKCDLVKAVSQSAEAAQHAQEKTRVEVIDEDFEKYCQTKGASLYQLLEEIRDLALLDVSADART, from the exons ATGGCAAGTTGTTATCGGATGACGTTACGCATTATGTCGTCCCTGACTGCAAGGTGGTTCAGGATTACCTTGAGATTCTTGAGTTTTCGGAGCTGAAGGGTATCATCTTCATGCAAACAGCGTGTCAAGCTTTGCAGCATCAAAAAGGACGCAG ACAGTACAACAAGCTACGAAATCTAGTGAAGGATGCCCGTCACGACTGTGCAGTGTTTGCTAATGAATTCCATCAGCATTGTTATTTGCCAAGAGAGAAGGGAGAATCCATGGAGAAATGGCAGACCAG GAATATTTACAATGCAGCGGTCTGGTACTATaatcactgctcgggtcagaTGCCAATTGTTATGGTAACGGAAGATGAAGATGCTATCAGGCAGTAcggaaatgaaacagaaggagTGTTTGTGATTTCCTTCAAG AATTACTTGGATAACTTTTGGCCTGACTTAAAGGCTGCCCGTGAACTCTTTGACTCTATACTTCAAGCTCGGCGTGAACGGGAGATTGAAAGCCaagaaaacaatggaaaagaGTATCCTGAACACTTACCTCTGGAAATATTGGAGGCTGGGATCAAATCTGGAAGATATATACAG ggTGCACTGAGTGTCAATaagcacagagctcagctggaAGCTTTTGTTCGACTTCAGGGATTTAGCAGCAAAGAAACAG AAATTCAAAGTGACATCCTTATTTACGGAGCCAAAGCTCGAAATCGTGCAATCCATGGTGATGTGGTGGCTGTAGAGTTACTGCCTTTGCATGAGTGGAAAGGAAGGACTGTTGCCCTCTGTGAAAATGAGACTGAGGATAAAGCACCGTTGGACACCACTGGTGACCCTATGCCTACAG GTAAAGTTGTTGGAATCATCCAGAAGAACTGGAGGGATTATGTGGTCACTTTCCCCTCTAGAGAAGAgagccagccccagggcagaaATACTCAGAAGGTCCTTGTTACACCTTGGGACTACAGGATTCCCAAAATCCGGATCAGTACCCAGCAAGCTGAAGCACTACAG GACTATAGAGTCGTCGTGCGTATTGATTCTTGGGAGTCAACGTCTGTGTATCCAAATGGACACTTTGTGAGAGTTCTAGGAAGGATTGGAGATCTGGAGGGGGAAATTGCAGCTATTCTGGTGGAGAACAGCATCTGTGTTGCTCCTTTCTCAGAAATCCAG ATGAGTGAAATGCCTGTGAGTTCTTCAAAGAATCCATGGaaagtgagtccagaggaggaaaaacaacGTCTTGACTTGAGAGCTACACACCTGATATTCAGCATTGATCCAAAAGGCTGTGAGGATGTGGATGATGCTCTCTCCGTTAGAACTCTGCCGAATGGGAATCTGGAATTAGGTGTCCACATTGCAGATGTGACCCACTTTGTGGCCCCAAATTCTTACACTGATGTTGAAGCCAGAGCAAG GGCAACAACTTACTATTTAGCGGATCGTCGCTACGACATGCTGCCCTCTGTCTTGAGTGCTGACATCTGCTCTCTGCTCAGTGGAGTTGACAG GTACGCTGTGAGCGTCTTGTGGGAACTAGAGAAAGAATCATATGAAATCCTGAGGGTCTGCTACAACAAAACCATCATCCGATCTGCATACAAGCTCACTTATGAAACAGCACAGGCGTTACTGGATGGAGACACAAGCGTGGTTGGTGATATCCTGGAACTGAAAGACTTGGATGAAAGAATGAGGCAGAAGAAGCTGGCTGAGCTGGTTTGGGCAGTATCAAAACTCACAGATATAGCACGGCATGTTAGAGCCAAGCGGGACAGCTGTGGTGCTCTGGAGCTGGAAGGGGTGGAAATCCGAGTGCAGCTGGATGATAAACACAACATCCACGATCTGATCCCAAAGCAGCCCCTGGAGGTGCACGAGACTGTAGCTGAATGTATGATTCTTGCCAACCACTGGGTGGCAAAAAAGATTTCTGAGCATTTTCCTCACCAAGCTTTGCTGCGGCAGCATCCTCCACCCCGGCAGGAATTCTTTGCTGAGCTCCGAGAATGTGCCAGTGCCAAAGGCTTCACAATGGACACACG GTCTAACAAAGCATTGGCCGAGTCTCTAGATAAAGCAAATGacccattggatcccattgtAAATCAACTGCTGCGCTCGATGGCCACTCATGCCATGTCCAACGCATTGTACTTCTCAACCGGGTCATGCTCCAAGGAGGAGTTTCATCATTATG GACTTGCCCTAGAGAAGTACACTCATTTTACCTCTCCAATTAGAAGATATGCTGATATTATTGTCCACAGACTCCTGATGGCAGCGactctgaaggaaaagaaaggagatgtTAAGGATAACTTACTCAGTAATAAGGATCTTGAGGAATTGTGCAAACACATTAACAACAGAAACAGG GCAGCCCAGCATGCTCAGAAGCAGTCTACTGAACTCTTCCAGTGCATGTACTTCAAAGACAAAACCCCAGAAACAGACGAGCGCTGCGTAGCAGATGGTGTTATTTACTCCATACGAACAAATGGAGTGCTTGTTTTTGTGCCGAG ATATGGAATCAAAGCTGCAGCatatatgaaaaacaaagaaggtTTAGTCATCTCTTGTCAAGGTGATGGGAGCTGTGAGTGGAAGCCTGGATCACTGCAGCGCTTTCAGAACAAAATTACTTCCACCACAACTACTGGAGAGTCAGTTACATTAAGCCTTTTTGATCATATTACA GTGAAGATGCTGGTGCAGACCTCCCGCTGCCATGCTGACACCATCAAGCTTGAAATAATCAAGAATGCACCGCACCCAACTGTGGACATGGATGTTTCCCAGAGGAACTGTCAGAGGGTGAAATGTGACTTGGTGAAAGCAGTCAGTCAGTCAGCAGAAGCTGCCCAGCATGCCCAGGAGAAAACAAGAGTTGAAGTAATTGATGAAGACTTTGAGAAGTACTGCCAGACCAAGGGAGCCAGCTTATACCAACTGCTGGAGGAGATAAGGGATTTGGCACTACTGGATGTCTCGGCTGATGCCAGAACTTGA
- the DIS3L gene encoding DIS3-like exonuclease 1 isoform X2, with protein sequence MRLRIKHRWTPLVTLCLQDYRVVVRIDSWESTSVYPNGHFVRVLGRIGDLEGEIAAILVENSICVAPFSEIQMSEMPVSSSKNPWKVSPEEEKQRLDLRATHLIFSIDPKGCEDVDDALSVRTLPNGNLELGVHIADVTHFVAPNSYTDVEARARATTYYLADRRYDMLPSVLSADICSLLSGVDRYAVSVLWELEKESYEILRVCYNKTIIRSAYKLTYETAQALLDGDTSVVGDILELKDLDERMRQKKLAELVWAVSKLTDIARHVRAKRDSCGALELEGVEIRVQLDDKHNIHDLIPKQPLEVHETVAECMILANHWVAKKISEHFPHQALLRQHPPPRQEFFAELRECASAKGFTMDTRSNKALAESLDKANDPLDPIVNQLLRSMATHAMSNALYFSTGSCSKEEFHHYGLALEKYTHFTSPIRRYADIIVHRLLMAATLKEKKGDVKDNLLSNKDLEELCKHINNRNRAAQHAQKQSTELFQCMYFKDKTPETDERCVADGVIYSIRTNGVLVFVPRYGIKAAAYMKNKEGLVISCQGDGSCEWKPGSLQRFQNKITSTTTTGESVTLSLFDHITVKMLVQTSRCHADTIKLEIIKNAPHPTVDMDVSQRNCQRVKCDLVKAVSQSAEAAQHAQEKTRVEVIDEDFEKYCQTKGASLYQLLEEIRDLALLDVSADART encoded by the exons ATGAGACTGAGGATAAAGCACCGTTGGACACCACTGGTGACCCTATGCCTACAG GACTATAGAGTCGTCGTGCGTATTGATTCTTGGGAGTCAACGTCTGTGTATCCAAATGGACACTTTGTGAGAGTTCTAGGAAGGATTGGAGATCTGGAGGGGGAAATTGCAGCTATTCTGGTGGAGAACAGCATCTGTGTTGCTCCTTTCTCAGAAATCCAG ATGAGTGAAATGCCTGTGAGTTCTTCAAAGAATCCATGGaaagtgagtccagaggaggaaaaacaacGTCTTGACTTGAGAGCTACACACCTGATATTCAGCATTGATCCAAAAGGCTGTGAGGATGTGGATGATGCTCTCTCCGTTAGAACTCTGCCGAATGGGAATCTGGAATTAGGTGTCCACATTGCAGATGTGACCCACTTTGTGGCCCCAAATTCTTACACTGATGTTGAAGCCAGAGCAAG GGCAACAACTTACTATTTAGCGGATCGTCGCTACGACATGCTGCCCTCTGTCTTGAGTGCTGACATCTGCTCTCTGCTCAGTGGAGTTGACAG GTACGCTGTGAGCGTCTTGTGGGAACTAGAGAAAGAATCATATGAAATCCTGAGGGTCTGCTACAACAAAACCATCATCCGATCTGCATACAAGCTCACTTATGAAACAGCACAGGCGTTACTGGATGGAGACACAAGCGTGGTTGGTGATATCCTGGAACTGAAAGACTTGGATGAAAGAATGAGGCAGAAGAAGCTGGCTGAGCTGGTTTGGGCAGTATCAAAACTCACAGATATAGCACGGCATGTTAGAGCCAAGCGGGACAGCTGTGGTGCTCTGGAGCTGGAAGGGGTGGAAATCCGAGTGCAGCTGGATGATAAACACAACATCCACGATCTGATCCCAAAGCAGCCCCTGGAGGTGCACGAGACTGTAGCTGAATGTATGATTCTTGCCAACCACTGGGTGGCAAAAAAGATTTCTGAGCATTTTCCTCACCAAGCTTTGCTGCGGCAGCATCCTCCACCCCGGCAGGAATTCTTTGCTGAGCTCCGAGAATGTGCCAGTGCCAAAGGCTTCACAATGGACACACG GTCTAACAAAGCATTGGCCGAGTCTCTAGATAAAGCAAATGacccattggatcccattgtAAATCAACTGCTGCGCTCGATGGCCACTCATGCCATGTCCAACGCATTGTACTTCTCAACCGGGTCATGCTCCAAGGAGGAGTTTCATCATTATG GACTTGCCCTAGAGAAGTACACTCATTTTACCTCTCCAATTAGAAGATATGCTGATATTATTGTCCACAGACTCCTGATGGCAGCGactctgaaggaaaagaaaggagatgtTAAGGATAACTTACTCAGTAATAAGGATCTTGAGGAATTGTGCAAACACATTAACAACAGAAACAGG GCAGCCCAGCATGCTCAGAAGCAGTCTACTGAACTCTTCCAGTGCATGTACTTCAAAGACAAAACCCCAGAAACAGACGAGCGCTGCGTAGCAGATGGTGTTATTTACTCCATACGAACAAATGGAGTGCTTGTTTTTGTGCCGAG ATATGGAATCAAAGCTGCAGCatatatgaaaaacaaagaaggtTTAGTCATCTCTTGTCAAGGTGATGGGAGCTGTGAGTGGAAGCCTGGATCACTGCAGCGCTTTCAGAACAAAATTACTTCCACCACAACTACTGGAGAGTCAGTTACATTAAGCCTTTTTGATCATATTACA GTGAAGATGCTGGTGCAGACCTCCCGCTGCCATGCTGACACCATCAAGCTTGAAATAATCAAGAATGCACCGCACCCAACTGTGGACATGGATGTTTCCCAGAGGAACTGTCAGAGGGTGAAATGTGACTTGGTGAAAGCAGTCAGTCAGTCAGCAGAAGCTGCCCAGCATGCCCAGGAGAAAACAAGAGTTGAAGTAATTGATGAAGACTTTGAGAAGTACTGCCAGACCAAGGGAGCCAGCTTATACCAACTGCTGGAGGAGATAAGGGATTTGGCACTACTGGATGTCTCGGCTGATGCCAGAACTTGA